The genomic window CAAATATGGTGTGCAGGCCGAACACTACGTCGCGGTGGCCACTTCGCTGAAGACCGCGATGCGGCGCTTCGCGGGCACCGAGATGTGGACCGACGAGGTCGAAAGGGCCTGGGACGAGGGCCTGACGGTTATCAGCGAGACGATGATGGGCGCCGCCGAGAAGGAGGTGACGCCCGCGGTCTGGTCCGGCCGGGTGCTGGAGAACCGGCTCGTCCTACGCAATCTGGCCATCGTGCGATTACAACTCGACCAGCCGATGCAATACGCCGCAGGGCAATACATGAGCGTGCAGATCCCGTCGCGACCGCGCATGTGGCGGTACCTCTCGCCCGCCGTGCCCGCGAATGCCAACGGCGAGATCGAGTTCCACGTGCGCGGCGTGCTCGGCGGCTGGGTCAGCCCCGCCATCGTCGGCCAGACGCAGGTGGGGGATCAGTGGTTGATCGGCTCGCCGCTCGGCGGGCTCGGCGTGCCGCGCAACACGAAACGCAAAATGCTCATGGTGGGCTGCGGCACCGGAATCGCGCCGCTGCGCGCCCAGCTCATGCAAATGGCGCTGCGGCGAACCAATCCGAAGGTGCACCTGTTCGTCGGCGGGCATCACCCGTGCGATCTCTACGATCTGGAGACGCTGAGCAAGCTGGCCATGGCCAACCGCTGGCTGACCGTCACACCGGTCAGCGAGAGCGACGAAAATCCCTGGTGGCATTACGAAGCCGGGGAGGTCGAGCGAATATGGCCGGGCCTCGAGCCGCGCATGACCGGCCAGATCGGCAAGGTCGTCGCCAGCTACGGGCCGTGGGCCGACCGCGACGTGCAGATCGTCGGCTCGCCTTCGATGGTGCAGACCACCAAGTTCCGCTTGATGGCGTCGGGCACCCAGACCAAGAACATTCGCCACGATCCGCTGTTCTGAGTCGTCGTTCCGGCGAAGGTCGGGATCCAAGCGGGTGACGACTATCCGCGGGTCTGCGACTGGATCCCGGCCTTCGCCGGAACGATGGCTGTCAAAGTCCTTCGTATTGAATGCATTCGGCGGGCGTGCCGGTCTCGACCAGCCGATCCAGGGTGGCTCGCGTCATCGCGGGTGAACCGCACACGAGGACCTGGTGGTGATCGAAGGCGCCGTGCGAGCCGACCACGTCGGCGAGGGTGCCCTGGAGCAGTTCGTCCGCGGGAAAGCCGATGTCGACGCGCGTCTGCTCGTACCACTCGTCTTCCCAGTTCGGGTCGTCCAGGCTCTCCACCACCGGGACGACGGTGAGCCAGTCCAGCTCCTCGGCGAGCAGGTAGAGCATGTCGGCGGCGTACAGGTCGCGCGGCGAACTGCCGCCGACGAACAGGTAGGTGCGCGGCGGCTCGGACACCCGCGCCAGTTCCAGGATCTGCGAACGCATCGGTGCCAGGCCGGTGCCCCCCGCGATCATCACCACTTCGTCGCCCTCCGGGTCGACGGTGAAAGTGCCCTGCGGCGCGGCGATGCGCCACTCGTCGCCCGGCTGGGTGTCGGCGACCAGCGAGCCGCTGAGCCAGCCGCCCGGCACGGTGCGCACGTGGAACTCCAGCTTGCCGTCCAGCGAGGGCGGTAGCGCGGGGGAGAGCCTGCGGCGCACGCCGGGCTGCTGCGGCACCCGGACCTCGACGGATTGGCCCGCGACGAACGGCACGAACTCGCCGATCAGGCGGATCACCGCCACGTCGTGGCGTAAGCGGTGGTGGCCGACGACGGTCGAGGTCCACTCCGCTTGCGCGACTCCGTTGCCGAGCGCGCCCGGCTCCGTCATGAGAACTCCTCTGTAGTTGTGCGGCGCGTGCCGCTGTGGATCAGACGGGATCGCAGCTGATGACGTGTTCCGGCGTACCGACCGCGATGAGCGCCCTGCGGGTGTCGGCGATCATCCGCGCCGAGCCCGCGATCTGGATCTGGCGGTCGGCCCACGCGCCGAAGCTGGCCACCACCGCGCCCAGATTGCCGACCAGCCTGCGGTGCATGCCGTAGGGCGCGTCGGCGGCGGGGTGCGGGTACCACCACGGGTTGGTCTTCTGCTCGCAGACCGGGACGATGGTGAGCCACGGGTTGCTCTGCGAGAGCTGCCACATGTTCTCCACGTCGTATAGGTCGCACGGGTAGCGACCGCCGATGAAGAAGTGCACGCGCGGGTTGATGCCGCGCTGGCTCATCTCGATGAGCTGGGCGCGCAGCGGGGCGATGCCGGTGCCCGCGCCGATCAGCAGCACGTCGCGTCCGGCGTCGCGGTCCACGTGCAGGCCGCCGAGCGGGCCGCCGATCAGCCAGCGATCGCCGACCTGCGTCTCGTTGACGATGGCCGGGCTCACCCAGCCGCCGCGGATCTTGCGCACGTGGAATTCGATCTCGCCGTAGGGATTCGACGGAATCGCCGGGGAGAAGTAGCGCCACATCTTGGGCCGCTGCGGCACGGCGACGGGCACGTACTGTCCGGCTTGGTAGGGCACTGGCGAGTCGGACTGCAAACGCACGATCGCCAGGTCCTCGAGCACCCTGCGGTGGCCGACCACCGTCGCCTCCCAGTACGGCTGGGACTTGTCGGAGTTGGCGCCGATCGCCATCGACGCCGAGATCAAAATGGTGATGTCGCGCCAGCCCTCTTCGAGCTGACGGTTCCACATCGCGCCGTTGTACACGCGGAACGCGGCGAGCAACGCGCGGCCCGCCTGGTCGTAGTGTGCGGCCTCGACGCCGTATTTCCGATGGTCGCGCGCCAGCTGCTCGAGAAACTTCTGCGCGCGGTCCCAGTCCTCCAGGTGGTCGAGCACGAACTGGATGGCCGTGGCCAGCCGTTTCGGTTGCATGTCCATCGCGGGCGGGAACAGCTCGCGCAAACGCGGGTTCTCGGCGAACAGATGACCATAGAACGCACTGATCAACCGCTCGGGTCCGCCCGGTGACTCGCTCACCGAACGGAAGTTGGCGCGGACCAGCGCTGCCGAACGCGCATCCACGACGAGATTCCCTTCCTTCCCGCTTGTAGCTGCGCATCCGTTATCGACTGCTGCGCAGGGACGTGCCCGTAACCGGCGGTCCATCGGGGTACAAGTATCCCCGAAAAGTCCGTGGTCGTGTGGGTATGCGCAGCACGCTCTCGACCGCTCCGAGTTATCCCTCGGCTAAGTCGGCAGCTCGGGATGTCGGCCCGGCCGGCTCTCGCGGCGCGCACGCGCCCGCTGTTGCCTTGCTGCGCTCGGCCCCATGGTCGGGCCCTCGACCAGGATAACGGGGGCGGGCGAACCTTTCATGGTGTGGTTCTCTGGATGGGTACCTGCAACGGGAGTGCAGGGGCCGCTTGTGCGCCGTCTACGCACAAGTCGACCAGCGAGGGTGAAGCTGCTCACGCCCCGGCAACGGCGGGGGCGGGTGTACCTGCTCAGGGTGTGGTTCTCTGGACGGGTACCTGCAACGGGAGGGCAGGGGCCGCTTGTGCGCCGTTTACGCACAAGTTCACCAGCGGGGGCGTGAACCCTGCTCACCCGGCAACGGCGGCGCGAACGGCGGGGGCGACCTGTTCGGCGTAGCGGCGGATCTGTTCGGCCGGGTCGCCCTCGGTCGGCCAGAAGACGAAGCCGTCGATGCGCTGCTCGACGTGCAGCGCGGTCAGATCGTCCACCCACCGGCTCACCGGTCCTTCGAGGAAGCCGTGGTCGACGCCGTTGTCGGTGATGGTGCCCGAGACGTTGTAGACCCGGCGGATCGCGTGCGGGTCCCGGCCCGCGGCCGCCGCCGCGTCGTCGATCCGCTTGCCCGCCTCGGTGAGGAACTCCGGCGGCGCCCAGGCGGCCGAGGGCAGCCAGCCGTCGGCGAGCGTGCCGGTCAGCGTCTGCATACGCGGTCCCATCGCGCCGAGCCAGATGCCGGGATCGTGCCTCGGCCGCGGGCCGGGATGCGCGCCCGCGAGCCGGTGGAACGCGCCGGGCACCCGGACGGCGCGCTCGTCGCTCCACATCGCGCGGATGACGTGGATCGCCTCGGCCAGCGCCCGCACCGCCTCGCCCTTGCTCAGCCGCTCGCCGCCCATGGCCGCGATGGCGTCCCAGAACGCGCCGGCTCCCAGCCCGAGCTGGATCCGCCCGCCGGTCATGATGTCCAGCGAGGCGACGGATTTGGCGAGGACCGCGGGGTTGCGCAGCGGCAGGTTCGCGACGTCGGGAAAGAAGGTGATCCGTTCGGTGCGCACCGCGAGCGCGGTGATCAGGGTCCAGGTGTCCAGGAAACGGCGCTGGTAGGGGTGGTCCTGGATGCCGATGAGGTCGAGTTCGGCGGATTCGGCGTAGGCCGCCACCTGGGTGAGCTGGTGGTAGTCGTCGGCGTCGGGGATCAGGAAAAGTCCGAATTCGACAGGGCGAGCGCTCATCTCGCGGCTCAGATGGTGAGTACGGTCTTGCCGCGCGCGCCCGTGGCGCCGAGCACGGTTGACGCTTCCTCTAGCGGGACGGTCGCGTCGATGGGCACCACCACGTCGCCCGCCGCGACGCGCGCCAGCAACCGGGTCAGTTCCGGCGCCCGGCCCTTGGACTCGAAGTTGCCGCCGCGTAGACCGCGCTCACGCAGCGCGGCCTCGTCGGCCGCGAAGACGGTGGTGTAGACCGCGCCGCCCGCGCGCACGAGTTCGGTCAGCGGCGCGAGCGCTTCGGGCGGGCTGACCAGATCGAAGAGCACGTCGATGCCGTCGGGCTCGGTGGACCGCACCGAATCGGCGACGGACGCGCGGGTGTAGTCCACCGTCTCCGCCGCGCCGAGCCTGGTCATCTGGTCGGCCGTGTCGCCGCGCGCCGTCGCGATGACGTGCGCGCCCGCGATATTGGCCAGCTGCACGAGAAACGACCCGACGCCGCCGGTGGCGCCGACGATCAGCACCTTCTGGCCGGGCCGGATCTGGGCCGCGTCGACCAGGTCCTGCGCGGTGACGCCCGCGGTCGGCAGCGCCGCGGCGGCCATCGTGGTGACCGGTTCCGGGATGGGTACCAGCGTCGCGTCCTCCGGGAGCACCGAGTATTCGGCGAAGCTGCCGTGCCCGGCGGGCGGGACGAGGAACTTGCCGACCACCCGATCGCCGATCGTGAACTTCGTGACGCCGGGGCCGACCGAGGCGATGCTGCCCGCGCCGTCCACGCCGAGGATCGCCGGAAAGTCGTGCGGCATCCGGCCTTCCAGGATGCCATTGGCCATCTTCAGGTCGAAGGGGTTGACGCCCGCGGCGTCGAGCTGCACCTTGACCGCTTGCGCGCCCGGCTCGGGTACCGGCATCTCGGCCAGCTCGACGGGTTCTCCGAACTTCCGTACCACGATCGCGCGCATCGGTTCCGCTCCTCGGTTCGGCTGAAGGGTGATGCATCAACTAACCGCTTTTGGTGCTCGTATGCATCCCTACACCACCGACGCCGTGATTCATCGCATTCGGCGATGGCGCGGCGTAGCGTTGAGCCGCGGAAATCGGCCGGGTGGCGGGCCGGAAAATTTTTAAACTTGAGCGGAACAGACTCAACCTCCCGCACGTTGGACCGATTGGAACAGCACGAGCCCGCACGCGATCGCGCGCGGGAAGGGCACTCGATGCTGCGGAATCGACTCGAGGAAGGTGACTTGTGGACTCGTTCAATCCCACCACCAAGACCCAGGCGGCGCTGACCGCGGCCCTCCAGGCGGCGTCGGCCGCGGGCAACCCGGAGATTCGTCCGGCGCACTTGCTGGTGGCGTTGCTCGATCAGACCGACGGCATCGCCGCCCCACTGCTGAAGGCCGTCGGCGTCGACCCCGCGACGGTTCGGCGCGAGGCACAGGACATCGTCGACCGGCTGCCGAGGGCGACCGGCGCGACCACGACGCCGAACCTCGGGCGCGAGGCGCTCGGCGCCATCACCGCGGCCCAGCGGCTGGCCACCGAACTCGGGGACGAGTACGTCTCCACCGAGCACGTCGTCGTCGGCCTCGCCGAGGGCGACTCGGACGTCACCAAGCTGCTCACCAAGCACGGCGCGACGGCCGACGCGCTGCGCGAGGCGTTCACCACCGTGCGCGGCAGCGCCCGGGTGACCAACCCCGATCCCGAGGGCAGCTACCAGGCGCTGGAGAAGTACTCCACCGATCTCACCGCGGCCGCGCGCTCCGGCAAGCTAGACCCGGTCATCGGGCGCGACACCGAGATCCGGCGCGTCGTCCAGGTGCTGAGCCGCCGCACCAAGAACAACCCGGTGCTGATCGGCGAGCCCGGCGTCGGCAAGACCGCCATCGTCGAGGGACTGGCCCAGCGCATCGTGGCGGGCGACGTGCCCGAGTCGCTGCGCGGAAAGTCCGTTGTCGCACTGGATCTCGGCGCGATGGTGGCGGGCGCGAAGTACCGAGGCGAATTCGAGGAACGGCTCAAGGCCGTGCTCGAGGAGATCAAGAACAGCGCCGGACAGATCATCACCTTCATCGACGAGCTGCACACCATCGTCGGCGCCGGCGCGACCGGCGAATCGGCGATGGACGCGGGCAACATGATCAAGCCGATGCTGGCCCGCGGCGAACTGCGGCTGGTCGGCGCGACCACGCTGGAGGAGTACCGCAAGCACATCGAGAAGGACGCCGCGCTGGAGCGCCGCTTCCAGCAGGTGCTGGTCGGCGAGCCCTCGGTGGAGGACACCGTCGGCATCCTGCGCGGCATCAAGGAGCGCTACGAGGTGCACCACGGCGTGCGCATCACCGACTCCGCGCTGGTGGCCGCGGCCACCCTCTCCGACCGCTACATCACCTCGCGGTTCCTGCCGGACAAGGCGATCGACCTTGTCGACGAGTCGGCCTCGCGGCTGCGCATGGAGATCGACTCGCGCCCGGTGGAGATCGATGAGGTCGAGCGCGCGGTGCGTCGCCTCGAGATCGAAGAGGTCGCGCTGACCAAGGAGACCGACGAGGCCTCCAAACAGCGCTTGGAGAAGCTGCGCCAGGAACTGGCCGACGACCGCGAGAAGCTCAACCAGCTGACCACCCGGTGGCAGAACGAGAAGAAGGCCATCGATCAGGTCCGTTCGCTCAAGGAACAGCTGGAGAGCCTGCGCGGCGAGTCGGAGCGCGCCGAACGCGACGGCGATCTCGGCAAGGCGGCCGAGCTGCGCTACGGCCGGATCCCGACGCTGGAGAAGGAACTCGCGCAGGCCGAGAAGGCCAACGGCGCCGCGCCCGACGGCGAGGTGATGCTCAAGGAGGAGGTCGGCCCCGACGACATCGCCGAGGTGGTGTCCGCGTGGACCGGCATCCCGGTGGGCAGGCTGATGGAGGGCGAGACTCAGAAGCTGCTCCGGATGGAGGACGAGCTCGAGCGTCGCGTCGTCGGACAGAAGGAGGCCGTGCAGGCCGTCTCCGACGCGGTGCGCAGGGCGCGCGCAGGCGTCGCCGACCCGAACCGGCCGACCGGCTCGTTCATGTTCGTCGGCCCCACCGGCGTCGGCAAGACCGAGCTGGCGAAGGCGTTGGCGGACTTCCTCTTCGACGACGAACGCGCCATGGTGCGGATCGACATGAGCGAATACAGCGAGAAGCACTCGGTGGCCCGTCTGGTCGGCGCCCCGCCCGGCTACGTCGGCTACGACCAGGGCGGCCAGCTCACCGAGGCGGTGCGGCGCAGGCCGTACACCGTGGTGCTGTTCGACGAGATCGAGAAGGCGCACCCGGATGTGTTCGACATCTTGCTCGCCGTGCTCGACGAGGGACGGCTCACCGACGGCCAGGGCCGCACGGTGGACTTCCGCAACACCATCCTCATCCTCACCTCGAACCTGGGTGCGGGCGGTGACAAGGACTTCGTCATGAACGCGGTGCGCTCGGCGTTCAAGCCGGAGTTCCTCAACCGGCTCGACGACGTGGTCATGTTCCACTCGCTCGACGAGGAGCAGCTGGAGCGGATCGTCGACATCCAGCTCGACCAGCTGCAGAAGCGGCTGTCGCAGCGCAGGCTGAAGCTGGACGTCAGCGATTCGGCCAGGTTCTGGCTCGCGGTGCGCGGCTACGACCCGGTGTACGGCGCGCGACCGTTGCGGAGGCTGATCCAGCAGTCCATCGGCGACACCCTCGCCAAGGAACTGCTCGCCGGCGAGGTCACCGACGGCGACACGGTCAAGGTCGGCGTGAGCGGCAACGGCGACGGTCTGATCGTCGGCAGGTGAGTGTGATCGGACGCCCCGGCCCCGGTGCGGGCCGGGGCGTCCGGGTGTTCGGCGTGGCTCGCCGAATCGGCTCGGTCACCTGGACGTGACGGTCGACACGCAGCCCAGGCGCTGCCGGACGAAGTCCGTCGAAAACACCTCGCGCATGGCCGGAGCGGATGCGGAGGTACGCATACCCTGGAGGCATGACGAACCCGAAGGATCCCTGGGGACAGCGGCCGGAGGATGCGCCGACCGAGCACCTCGGTTCGCCGGGTGCGTCCGGCTACGACCCGTCCGGGGACACCACGAGGTATCCGTCGACCGAGCAGTACGAGTGGGGTCCGCCGCCCGCGAACGCCACCAAGCAGCTCCCGCCGATGGAGCACCAGTGGGGTGCTTACGAAAGCCCCTACGGCACGCAGTGGCAGGGCGCGCCGGGCCAGCCCACGGGCGTCCCGCCCGCCGGTGTGCCGCCGGGCGGTCCACCGATGGATCAGCCGCCGCCCAAACGCAATACGGGTCTGTGGATCGCGCTCGCGCTCGGCGTCGTCGCGCTCGTCGCGGTGGCCGGGGTGGTCGCCGGGCTGGTGCTCGGCGGTCGTGACTCGTCGACCACGACGGCGGGCGGCACGACGACCGCGCCGTTCCCCACCGGTCGTGCGTTCCCGACGGAGAACCCGTCGCCGCGCGACCCGTCGCCGAGTGGTCTGCCCGGCCTGCCCGGAATCGACGAGTTGGGCGCGACCATGGGCACCATCAGCGCCAACAACGGCGGCCAGCTCACCATCGACACCGTCTCCGGCAACACGGTGAACGTCTCGACCGACGAACTCACCCAGGTGATCTCGCTCTCCGGCGCGAAGCCCGCCGACCTGCCCGTGGGCGACATGGTCGTGGTGCAGGGCGACAAGGGACAGGACGGATCGATCCGCGCGAGGATCATCATCAGCACCACGCTGCCCGGCGGCGGAAGATGAGCGGCGGCGCGGTGCCTGCGGCCGGACTCCGTCCGGCGGTGCCGGAGACCGGACTCCGTCCGATAGCGCAAGACCGGCGGCTCGTCGCGGTACCAAAGGCGGCCCTCCACCGTCCGGGCCTATTAGGGTAGACCGCGATGACGGCTATGTGGTTCGGGTTGGCGGCGATCGCACTCGTTGGTGCGATCGTGCTGCTGTATTTCGATCGGGTCCAGCGACAGCGGACCGGTCACGCGCGCCAGGTCTGGGCCAAGGCCCAGGGGTACACCTACGTGTCGGTGGAACCGGCACTCCCGTCGACGTGGCGGCGCGGCGCGCTGGCCAAACTCGGCTATCTGTCGGCGGTCGACGTGGTCTCCGGTATCCGCAAGGGCGAGAAGTTCGTTCTGTTCGACCTGGAGGACGCCGCGACGCTGGTCGCGGTGCGCCGCCAGATCGGTTCGGACATCGATGTCGACATGCGGCTCAAGACGGCGTCCCCGCCGAAGGACGCGGATCTGGAGCTGCTCGGCGCCATCGGCGACCGGGTCGTCTTCGCGACGAACCCGGAGATCGCCAGGCACGCGGTGGATCAGCGGATGGTCGCGTTCATCGAGACGCTGTCCGACACCGTGCAGATGCTCTGGAGCGAAGGCAACTGGACCCTCGGCATGCTGAACGTCGGTACGGCGGCGAAGGATTGGGAGTCCGCCATCGACGCGGTGCTGCGCCTGTCCGGTCTGCTGCACGTGCTACCTCCGGTCAGCGACCCGCGCGGCGCGAACAAGTCCGAGCAAGACCCGGACCGTCCGCACCCGCGGACCCGCGACCGCGCCGAGTCGGCGCGTTCGGAGCCGGTGCGCGGCGCCTCCCGTGTGCTGCCGCCCGGCGCGGACGACGACGATCGCGATTTCGGCTACGACGACCGCGACGACGAGTCCCGCTACGACGAGGACTACGAACCGGACGAGCGGGAGACCGCGGGCGAGCAGTCGCGCCGCCCCTCGCTGGCCGTCGTCCCCGACGCCAGGGCTCGGACGCGCGAGGACCGCTGGTCCGACGACGACGAGGCCGAGGACGACTGGCGTCCGGAATCGCGCCGCGGCGACGCCGACGACTGGGCGGACGAGCCGCCCGCCTCCCGACCCGACGAGCAGGACCGCCCCGGCGGCCCGTTCCACCCCGGATTCCGTCCGTATCAGGGCCCCGTGCCGCAGTGACCAGCTCGATTGGACCGACACCGCGATGACCGACAGTTCCGTTCCCGCGCGCCTGCCCGGCGCGACCCGTCCGGTGGCGCTGATCACCGGACCGACCTCCGGCATCGGCCACGGCTTCGCGCTGCGGCTGGCCTCGCTCGGCTACGACATGGTGCTGGTCGCCAGGGACGACGAACGGCTACGGGAGCTCGCGGCCGAACTCGAGCGCAAGTACGACACCCGCTCCGAGGTGCTCGTCGCCGATCTGGCGCAGGCCGCCGACCGGGAGAAGGTCGCGGCCCGCGCCGCCGAGGGCATCGAATTCCTGGTCAACAACGCGGGTTTCGCGCACTCCGGTGAGTTCTGGACGCTGCCCTACGAGAAGTTGCAGGCGCAGCTGGACGTCAACGTCACCTCCGTGCTCCAGCTCACCCACGCGGCGCTGCCGTCGATGATCGCCGCGGCGAAAGGTTCGATCGTCAACGTGGCCAGCGTCGCGGGTCTGGTGCCGGGTCGGGGATCGACCTACTCGGCCTCCAAGTCCTACGTCGTATCCTTCACGGAAGGGTTGGCGGGCGGTCTCGCCGGAACCGGTGTTCGGATCCAGGCGTTGTGCCCCGGGTTCGTCCACACCGAATTCCATGAGCGAGCCGGTATCGAGATGTCCTCGCTGCCGAAACCGTTGTGGCTTTCCGTCGAGCAGGTCGTCGCCGGTTCGCTGAGTGATCTGGACAAGGACCGGGTGATCAGCGTGCCCGGAGCGCAGTACAAAGCGATCACCACGGTGGCCGGACTCATCCCGCGAACCCTGCAGGTCCGAATGAATCGGGGCCTGTTCAATTCACGCGGAAGGACTTAGACATGATCGACGAGGCGACAACCACTGATTCCGTGCTCGGCGCCGACCGCGAAGCCGCGACCGACCGCGAGAAATTGGCCGCGCTGGTGCGCGAGCTCGCCGTCGTGCACGGCAAGGTGACGCTGTCCTCCGGCAAGGAGGCCGACTACTACGTCGACCTGCGGCGAGCGACGCTGCACCACCGTGCCGGACCGCTGATCGGCAAGCTGCTACGCGAGCTCGTCGCGGACTGGGATTTCGACGCCGTCGGCGGCCTCACCATGGGAGCCGACCCGGTCGCGCTCGCGGTGCTGCACGCGCCCGGCCGTCCCATCGACGCGTTCGTCGTGCGCAAGGCCGCCAAGAGCCACGGCATGCAGCGCCAGATCGAGGGACCCGACATCGTCGGCAAGCGCGTTCTGGTCGTCGAGGACACAACGACCACGGGAAACTCCCCGCTCACCGCGGTGCGCGCGCTGCGCGAGGCGGGCGCGACCGTGGTCGGCGTTGCCACCGTCGTGGACCGGGAGACGGGCGCCGACCAGGTGATCGCCGCCGAGGGGCTGGAGTATCGCTCCATCCTCGGACTCAAGGATCTTGCCCTGGGTTAGCCTGGACGACGGTTTGGTTGTCCGACAGTTAGAGGACGTGTGAGTCACCTGTGGTGAGCATTGCAGTAAACAAGAGTCGCGAAAATGTTGCGATGCTCGGAATCGGTGCTTACCGACCGCAGCGCATCGTCAGCAATGACGAGGTGTGCGAGGTTCTCGATTCGACCGACCAGTGGATCTACGAGCGCACGGGCATCCGCAACCGGCGCTGGATCAGCGGTGACGAGACGCTGCGGTCGATCGCGGCGGCCGCAGGCGAACGCGCGCTGGTCAACACCGGCATCGACCGGTCCAAGATCGGCGCGCTCATCCTGTGCACGTCCAGCTGGCTGAAGCTGACCCCGCACGGCGCACCCACCGTCGCCGCCGACCTGGGCATCAACGGCATCCCGGCCTTCGACCTGACCTCCGGCTGCGGCGGCTTCGGCTACGGCCTGGGCGTCGCCGCCGACCTGATCCGCGCGGGCTCCGCCGACTACGTGCTGGTGATCGGCGCGGAGACGATGACCGTCGGACTCGACCCCACCGACCGCGGCACCGCCATGATCTTCGGCGACGGCGCTGGCGCGGTCGTCGTCGGCCCGAGCGAGGAGAACGGCATCTCCCCGACGGTGTGGGGCAGCGACGGCGAGAACGCCGAGGCGATCGCCCAGGACGTCGACTTCCTGGAGTTCATGAACAAGGCCCAGGCCCTGCAGGGCACCGACCCCGAGGTCGAGCCGATCGGCCGGATGTCGCTGCGCATGGAGGGCCCGCGGGTGTTCCGGTGGGCCGCCGTCACTCTGCCGCGCGCGCTGTCCGACGCGCTGGAGGCCTCGGGCGTGGCCAAGGAGGACATCGAGGTCTTCATCCCGCACCAGGCCAACGCCCGCATCAACGACCTGATGAAGAAGAACCTCGGCCTCGCCGACGAGATCCCGATGGCCAACGACATCGAGAACACCGGCAACACCTCCGCCGCGTCGATCCCGCTGGCCATGGAGGAAATGCTGGTCACGGGCAAGGCCAAGGGCGGCCAGCTGGCGCTGCTGCTCGGCTTCGGCGCGGGCCTCAGCTACGCGGGCCAGGTCGTGACGTTGCCGCCCGCCCCGGCCGAGGCGAGCTTCTGACATGGGTGTCAACGGGGCCAGGACGCGGACCGGATCGTTCCCTGGCTCGGCGCGTCCGTTCCGCGCCGGGTTCCTCGCCGCGGCGGCCGTGACCGTCTACGGCGCGCTCACCGGACGCGACCGGCTCCAGTGGGTCGCCAAACCGCTGATGATGCCGTTGCTCGCCGCCGACGTGGCGACCAGCGGCGTCGACATCGAGCCCGCCGAGCGCACCATCCTGCTCGGCTCGCTCGGCGCGGCGACCGTCGGCGACATCCTGCTCATCGATCCCGACGACGATCGCCGCCTCATCGCGGGCGCGTCCTCCTTCGCGGTCATGCAGGCCGGTTACTCGACGCT from Nocardia bhagyanarayanae includes these protein-coding regions:
- a CDS encoding DUF5666 domain-containing protein, which produces MTNPKDPWGQRPEDAPTEHLGSPGASGYDPSGDTTRYPSTEQYEWGPPPANATKQLPPMEHQWGAYESPYGTQWQGAPGQPTGVPPAGVPPGGPPMDQPPPKRNTGLWIALALGVVALVAVAGVVAGLVLGGRDSSTTTAGGTTTAPFPTGRAFPTENPSPRDPSPSGLPGLPGIDELGATMGTISANNGGQLTIDTVSGNTVNVSTDELTQVISLSGAKPADLPVGDMVVVQGDKGQDGSIRARIIISTTLPGGGR
- a CDS encoding SDR family NAD(P)-dependent oxidoreductase, which codes for MTDSSVPARLPGATRPVALITGPTSGIGHGFALRLASLGYDMVLVARDDERLRELAAELERKYDTRSEVLVADLAQAADREKVAARAAEGIEFLVNNAGFAHSGEFWTLPYEKLQAQLDVNVTSVLQLTHAALPSMIAAAKGSIVNVASVAGLVPGRGSTYSASKSYVVSFTEGLAGGLAGTGVRIQALCPGFVHTEFHERAGIEMSSLPKPLWLSVEQVVAGSLSDLDKDRVISVPGAQYKAITTVAGLIPRTLQVRMNRGLFNSRGRT
- the pyrE gene encoding orotate phosphoribosyltransferase, whose amino-acid sequence is MIDEATTTDSVLGADREAATDREKLAALVRELAVVHGKVTLSSGKEADYYVDLRRATLHHRAGPLIGKLLRELVADWDFDAVGGLTMGADPVALAVLHAPGRPIDAFVVRKAAKSHGMQRQIEGPDIVGKRVLVVEDTTTTGNSPLTAVRALREAGATVVGVATVVDRETGADQVIAAEGLEYRSILGLKDLALG
- a CDS encoding beta-ketoacyl-ACP synthase 3; the protein is MVSIAVNKSRENVAMLGIGAYRPQRIVSNDEVCEVLDSTDQWIYERTGIRNRRWISGDETLRSIAAAAGERALVNTGIDRSKIGALILCTSSWLKLTPHGAPTVAADLGINGIPAFDLTSGCGGFGYGLGVAADLIRAGSADYVLVIGAETMTVGLDPTDRGTAMIFGDGAGAVVVGPSEENGISPTVWGSDGENAEAIAQDVDFLEFMNKAQALQGTDPEVEPIGRMSLRMEGPRVFRWAAVTLPRALSDALEASGVAKEDIEVFIPHQANARINDLMKKNLGLADEIPMANDIENTGNTSAASIPLAMEEMLVTGKAKGGQLALLLGFGAGLSYAGQVVTLPPAPAEASF